The following proteins are co-located in the Microcebus murinus isolate Inina chromosome 21, M.murinus_Inina_mat1.0, whole genome shotgun sequence genome:
- the SPRY4 gene encoding protein sprouty homolog 4, producing MEPPIPQSTPLTPSSVMVQPILDSRMPHSRLQHPLTILPIDQMKTSHVENDYIDNPSLAPTAGPKRTRAGAPELAPTPARCDQDVTHHWISFSGRPSSVSSSSSTSSDQRLLDHMAPPPVADQASPRAVRIQPKVVHCKPLDLKGPAVPPELDKHFLLCEACGKCKCKECASPRTLPSCWVCNQECLCSAQTLVNYGTCMCLVQGVFYHCTNEDDEGSCADHPCSCSHSNCCARWSFMGALSLVLPCLLCYLPATGCVKLAQRGYDRLRRPGCRCKHTNSVICKAAGGDAKASRPDKPF from the coding sequence ATGGAGCCCCCGATCCCACAGAGCACCCCCTTGACTCCTAGCTCAGTCATGGTCCAGCCCATTCTTGATAGCCGGATGCCCCACAGCCGGCTCCAACACCCACTCACCATCCTGCCCATTGACCAGATGAAGACGAGCCATGTGGAGAACGACTATATAGAcaaccccagcctggcccccactgcTGGCCCGAAGCGGACCCGGGCTGGGGCTCCAGAGCTGGCCCCCACACCCGCCCGCTGTGACCAAGATGTTACTCACCACTGGATCTCCTTCAGTGGACGCCCCAGCTCcgtgagcagcagcagcagcacatcCTCTGACCAGCGGCTCCTAGACCACATGGCGCCACCGCCTGTTGCCGACCAGGCCTCGCCGAGGGCTGTGCGCATCCAGCCCAAGGTGGTCCACTGCAAGCCTCTGGACCTCAAGGGCCCGGCGGTCCCACCCGAGCTGGACAAGCACTTCTTGCTGTGCGAGGCCTGTGGGAAGTGTAAATGCAAGGAGTGTGCGTCCCCCCGGACGTTGCCCTCCTGCTGGGTCTGCAACCAGGAATGCCTGTGTTCGGCCCAGACCCTGGTCAACTACGGCACGTGCATGTGCCTGGTGCAGGGCGTCTTCTACCACTGCACCAATGAGGACGATGAGGGCTCCTGCGCCGACCACCCCTGCTCCTGCTCCCACTCAAACTGCTGCGCCCGCTGGTCCTTCATGGGTGCCCTCTCGCTGGTGCTGCCCTGCCTGCTCTGCTACCTGCCCGCCACCGGCTGCGTGAAGCTGGCCCAGCGCGGCTACGACCGCCTGCGCCGCCCTGGTTGTCGCTGCAAGCACACGAACAGCGTCATCTGCAAGGCAGCCGGCGGGGATGCCAAGGCCAGCAGACCCGACAAGCCTTTCTGA